One genomic region from Vidua macroura isolate BioBank_ID:100142 chromosome 18, ASM2450914v1, whole genome shotgun sequence encodes:
- the C18H22orf15 gene encoding uncharacterized protein C22orf15 homolog isoform X3: MFATVRFGANCQEMVNLLCCVRTLTAHLKWKCQCRPEDCIDLMDEKGTLMNLSKVEDPASEYASKYLQGRQRYILVRAVREENPEATCYESLLEDLGKHYPDLPDRLQQLSGKTQRTDQRKKGSSQRAQPHSSTRARNRTTLQSKKSLKHKNTPK, from the exons ATGTTCGCCACAGTGAGATTCGGAG CCAACTGCCAGGAGATGGTGAACCTGCTCTGCTGCGTCCGGACCCTCACAGCTCACCTGAAGTGGAAGTGTCAGTGCAGGCCTGAAG ACTGCATTGATCTGATGGATGAAAAGGGCACCCTGATGAACCTGAGCAAAGTGGAAGATCCTGCATCTGAATATGCCAGTAAATACCTGCAGGGAAGGCAGCGCTACATCCTCGTCAGAGCTGTCC GAGAAGAAAACCCTGAAGCCACCTGCTACGAATCCTTGCTTGAGGACCTGGGGAAACACTACCCTGATCTCCCAG ATcggctgcagcagctctcaggaaaGACTCAGAGGACAGACCAGAGGAAGAAGGGCTCCTCGCAGAGGGCCCAGCCTCACAGCAGCACCCGAGCCAGGAACAGGACCACCTTACAGAGCAAGAAGAGCTTGAAACACAAGAACACCCCTAAGTGA
- the C18H22orf15 gene encoding uncharacterized protein C22orf15 homolog isoform X1 has protein sequence MFATVRFGANCQEMVNLLCCVRTLTAHLKWKCQCRPEDCIDLMDEKGTLMNLSKVEDPASEYASKYLQGRQRYILVRAVREENPEATCYESLLEDLGKHYPDLPAGKHSSGRAWSLHRSAAAALRKDSEDRPEEEGLLAEGPASQQHPSQEQDHLTEQEELETQEHP, from the exons ATGTTCGCCACAGTGAGATTCGGAG CCAACTGCCAGGAGATGGTGAACCTGCTCTGCTGCGTCCGGACCCTCACAGCTCACCTGAAGTGGAAGTGTCAGTGCAGGCCTGAAG ACTGCATTGATCTGATGGATGAAAAGGGCACCCTGATGAACCTGAGCAAAGTGGAAGATCCTGCATCTGAATATGCCAGTAAATACCTGCAGGGAAGGCAGCGCTACATCCTCGTCAGAGCTGTCC GAGAAGAAAACCCTGAAGCCACCTGCTACGAATCCTTGCTTGAGGACCTGGGGAAACACTACCCTGATCTCCCAG caggaaaacacagtTCTGGAAGGGCTTGGTCACTCCACAGATcggctgcagcagctctcaggaaaGACTCAGAGGACAGACCAGAGGAAGAAGGGCTCCTCGCAGAGGGCCCAGCCTCACAGCAGCACCCGAGCCAGGAACAGGACCACCTTACAGAGCAAGAAGAGCTTGAAACACAAGAACACCCCTAA
- the CHCHD10 gene encoding coiled-coil-helix-coiled-coil-helix domain-containing protein 10, mitochondrial, whose translation MARGSRSVSRPAPAPASPAPAAPVPAAQPAQPGLMAQMASTAAGVAVGSAVGHVVGSAITGVFSGGSSEPAKAAAPAQEPRAVLQQAPYGPCHYEMKQFLECATNQRDLTLCEGFNEALKQCKYSNGVSSLL comes from the exons ATGGCGCGCGGCAGCAGGAGCGTgtcccggcccgccccggcgcCCGCCAG CCCGGCCCCAGCGGCCCCGGTGCCCGCGGCGCAGCCGGCGCAGCCCGGGCTGATGGCGCAGATGGCGAGCACGGCGGCCGGCGTGGCCGTGGGTTCCGCCGTGGGACACGTCGTGGGCAGCGCCATCACCGGCGTCTTCAGCGGCGGCTCCTCCGAGCCCGCCAAGGCGGCGGCGCCCGCCCAG GAGCCCCGGGCCGTGCTGCAGCAGGCGCCCTACGGACCCTGCCACTATGAGATGAAGCAGTTCCTGGAATGCGCTACCAACCAGAGAGACCTGACCCTGTGCGAGGGCTTCAACGAGGCTCTGAAGCAGTGCAAGTACAGCAATG GTGTTTCTTCTCTCCTGTGA
- the VPREB3 gene encoding pre-B lymphocyte protein 3, protein MALAFTVLLLLGTLGTAARAQPVLSQPHSVFVLPGQSARLFCTLSPQYNISQFGISWYQQRPGHSLSYLLYYNSERDKHKPAGTPDRFSATKDLASNACILTIAAACQDDNGTYYCALAPALKWL, encoded by the exons atGGCCCTGGCCTTCAcggtcctgctcctgctggggacactgggcacAG CTGCCAGGGCCCAGCCCGTGCTGAGCCAGCCGCACTCCGTGTTCGTGCTGCCCGGGCAGAGTGCCCGGCTCTTCTGCACCCTGAGCCCCCAGTACAACATCAGCCAGTTCGGCATCTCCTGGTACCAGCAGCGCCCGGGCCACTCCCTCAGCTATCTGCTCTACTACAACTCCGAGCGAGACAAGCACAAGCCTGCCGGGACTCCCGACCGCTTCTCGGCCACCAAAGACCTCGCCAGCAACGCCTGCATCCTCACCATCGCAGCCGCCTGCCAGGACGACAATGGCACCTATTACTGCGCCCTGGCACCTGCCCTCAAATGGCTCTAG
- the C18H22orf15 gene encoding uncharacterized protein C22orf15 homolog isoform X4 gives MFATVRFGANCQEMVNLLCCVRTLTAHLKWKCQCRPEDCIDLMDEKGTLMNLSKVEDPASEYASKYLQGRQRYILVRAVREENPEATCYESLLEDLGKHYPDLPGLLWAVRAVRHRGRGQAGLLCRTPPI, from the exons ATGTTCGCCACAGTGAGATTCGGAG CCAACTGCCAGGAGATGGTGAACCTGCTCTGCTGCGTCCGGACCCTCACAGCTCACCTGAAGTGGAAGTGTCAGTGCAGGCCTGAAG ACTGCATTGATCTGATGGATGAAAAGGGCACCCTGATGAACCTGAGCAAAGTGGAAGATCCTGCATCTGAATATGCCAGTAAATACCTGCAGGGAAGGCAGCGCTACATCCTCGTCAGAGCTGTCC GAGAAGAAAACCCTGAAGCCACCTGCTACGAATCCTTGCTTGAGGACCTGGGGAAACACTACCCTGATCTCCCAG GGCTCTTATGGGCAGTGAGAGCAGTCAGGCACCGAGGGAGGGGAcaagcagggctgctgtgcaggACCCCTCCCATTTAA
- the C18H22orf15 gene encoding uncharacterized protein C22orf15 homolog isoform X2: MFATVRFGANCQEMVNLLCCVRTLTAHLKWKCQCRPEDCIDLMDEKGTLMNLSKVEDPASEYASKYLQGRQRYILVRAVREENPEATCYESLLEDLGKHYPDLPGLGHSTDRLQQLSGKTQRTDQRKKGSSQRAQPHSSTRARNRTTLQSKKSLKHKNTPK; the protein is encoded by the exons ATGTTCGCCACAGTGAGATTCGGAG CCAACTGCCAGGAGATGGTGAACCTGCTCTGCTGCGTCCGGACCCTCACAGCTCACCTGAAGTGGAAGTGTCAGTGCAGGCCTGAAG ACTGCATTGATCTGATGGATGAAAAGGGCACCCTGATGAACCTGAGCAAAGTGGAAGATCCTGCATCTGAATATGCCAGTAAATACCTGCAGGGAAGGCAGCGCTACATCCTCGTCAGAGCTGTCC GAGAAGAAAACCCTGAAGCCACCTGCTACGAATCCTTGCTTGAGGACCTGGGGAAACACTACCCTGATCTCCCAG GGCTTGGTCACTCCACAGATcggctgcagcagctctcaggaaaGACTCAGAGGACAGACCAGAGGAAGAAGGGCTCCTCGCAGAGGGCCCAGCCTCACAGCAGCACCCGAGCCAGGAACAGGACCACCTTACAGAGCAAGAAGAGCTTGAAACACAAGAACACCCCTAAGTGA